From Erwinia sp. HDF1-3R, one genomic window encodes:
- the mfd gene encoding transcription-repair coupling factor, with the protein MPEQSRYTLPKKAGDQRQLGQLTGAACAVECAEIIERHAGPVVLIAPDMQNALRLLDEIKQFTDQPVISLADWETLPFDSFSPHQDIISSRLSTLYHLPAMTHGVLILPINTLMQRVCPHSFLHGHALVMQKGQQLSRDTLRSQLDQAGYRHVDQVMEHGEYAIRGALLDLYPMGSEQPYRIDFFDDEIDSLRLFDVDSQRTLEEVAAINLLPAHEFPTDKAAIERFRSQWREHFDVRREAEHIYQQVSKGTLPAGIEYWQPLFFEQPLPPLFSYLPAGTLLINTGDLEGSADRFWHEVTARFENRRVDPMRPLLPPESLWMRTDELFSELKKWPRMQFKSEALPEKSANTNLNYQTLPDIAVQAQAKAPLDALRQFLESFSGPVIFSVESEGRREALQELLARIKISPRAIAALSETGPGGHYLMIGASEHGFVDGLRQRAVICESDLLGARVSRRRQDSRRTINPDVLIRNLAELHPGQPVVHLEHGVGRYMGLTTLETGGITAEYLILTYAGDAKLYVPVNSLHLISRYAGGADENAPLHKLGSDAWSRARQKAAEKVRDVAAELLDIYALRAAKAGFAFKHDREQYQLFCESFPFETTPDQAQAINAVLSDMCQPLAMDRLVCGDVGFGKTEVAMRAAFLSVENHKQVAVLVPTTLLAQQHYDNFRDRFANWPVRIEMLSRFRTAKEQTQILEEAREGKIDILIGTHKLLASELKWRDLGLLIVDEEHRFGVRHKERIKAMRADVDILTLTATPIPRTLNMAMSGMRDLSIIATPPARRLAVKTFVRQYDDLAVREAILREVLRGGQVYYLYNDVENIEKAANRLSELVPEARVAIGHGQMRERDLERVMNDFHHQRFNVLVCTTIIETGIDIPTANTIIIERADRFGLAQLHQLRGRVGRSHHQAYAWLLTPHPKAMTGDAQKRLEAIASLEDLGAGFALATHDLEIRGAGELLGEDQSGQMETIGFSLYMELLENAVDALKEGREPSLEDLTNGQTEVELRMPSLLPDDFIPDVSTRLSFYKRIASAGEEGALEDLKVELIDRFGQLPDAARNLLDIAALRMVAKQLGIRRIEASEKGGFIEFAEKNRADPGWLIGLLQKEPKHWQLDGPSKLKFIRDLGERKARMKWVREFMGQILANAA; encoded by the coding sequence ATGCCTGAACAGAGTCGATATACCCTGCCCAAGAAAGCCGGTGACCAGCGTCAACTGGGTCAACTGACCGGCGCCGCCTGCGCAGTAGAATGCGCAGAAATTATTGAACGTCATGCTGGCCCGGTGGTGCTGATTGCACCCGATATGCAAAATGCGCTGCGCCTGCTTGATGAGATCAAACAGTTCACCGACCAGCCGGTTATCAGCCTGGCAGACTGGGAGACGCTGCCCTTCGACAGTTTCTCTCCGCATCAGGATATTATCTCCTCGCGGCTCTCCACCCTTTACCACCTGCCTGCCATGACCCATGGCGTTCTGATCCTGCCGATCAATACGCTGATGCAGCGCGTTTGCCCGCACAGTTTTCTGCACGGTCACGCGCTGGTAATGCAGAAAGGGCAGCAGCTTTCACGCGATACGCTGCGCAGTCAGCTGGACCAGGCGGGCTATCGCCATGTTGATCAGGTGATGGAGCACGGGGAGTATGCCATTCGTGGCGCACTGCTCGACCTCTATCCGATGGGCAGCGAACAGCCCTACCGCATTGATTTCTTTGATGACGAGATCGACAGCCTGCGTCTGTTTGACGTCGACAGCCAGCGCACGCTGGAAGAGGTCGCGGCGATTAACCTGCTGCCTGCTCATGAATTCCCCACGGACAAAGCGGCCATCGAACGGTTCCGCAGCCAGTGGCGCGAACATTTTGACGTCAGGCGTGAAGCTGAGCATATCTATCAGCAGGTCAGTAAAGGCACGCTTCCCGCCGGGATCGAATACTGGCAGCCGCTGTTTTTCGAGCAGCCGCTACCACCGTTATTCAGCTATCTCCCCGCCGGGACGCTGCTGATCAATACCGGCGACCTGGAAGGCAGTGCGGACCGTTTCTGGCATGAGGTAACGGCCCGGTTTGAAAACCGTCGCGTAGACCCAATGCGCCCTCTGCTGCCGCCCGAATCGCTCTGGATGCGTACCGATGAGCTGTTCAGCGAGCTAAAAAAATGGCCGCGCATGCAGTTCAAAAGCGAAGCGCTACCGGAAAAATCCGCCAATACGAACCTGAACTATCAGACGCTGCCCGATATCGCGGTGCAGGCCCAGGCTAAAGCACCGCTCGATGCGCTCCGTCAGTTCCTGGAGTCGTTTAGCGGCCCGGTGATTTTTTCCGTGGAGAGCGAAGGACGTCGCGAAGCGCTTCAGGAGCTGCTGGCCCGTATCAAAATTTCTCCACGCGCGATCGCTGCGCTGAGTGAAACCGGGCCGGGCGGGCACTATCTGATGATCGGGGCCAGCGAACACGGCTTTGTTGACGGCCTGCGCCAGCGGGCAGTGATCTGCGAAAGTGACCTGCTCGGCGCGCGCGTCAGTCGCCGTCGTCAGGACAGCCGCCGCACCATCAATCCAGACGTGCTAATCCGCAACCTGGCCGAGCTCCATCCCGGTCAGCCGGTGGTGCATCTGGAACACGGCGTCGGGCGCTATATGGGGCTGACGACGCTGGAAACGGGCGGAATTACCGCCGAGTATCTGATTCTGACCTATGCCGGCGATGCGAAGCTCTATGTACCGGTTAATTCGCTGCACCTGATCAGCCGTTATGCGGGCGGCGCCGATGAAAATGCCCCCCTGCATAAGCTGGGCAGCGATGCCTGGTCACGCGCACGGCAAAAGGCGGCGGAAAAAGTCCGCGACGTGGCGGCGGAGCTGCTGGACATATACGCGCTGCGCGCGGCGAAAGCGGGTTTTGCCTTCAAACATGACCGCGAGCAGTATCAGCTGTTCTGCGAGAGCTTCCCGTTTGAAACCACGCCCGATCAGGCCCAGGCGATCAATGCCGTACTGAGTGATATGTGTCAGCCGCTGGCAATGGATCGGCTGGTTTGCGGCGACGTGGGCTTTGGGAAGACTGAAGTCGCCATGCGTGCGGCTTTCCTGTCGGTTGAAAACCACAAGCAGGTGGCGGTACTGGTCCCCACCACCCTGCTCGCTCAGCAGCACTATGATAATTTCCGCGATCGCTTCGCCAACTGGCCGGTACGCATAGAGATGCTGTCCCGATTCCGCACCGCTAAGGAGCAGACGCAGATTCTGGAAGAGGCGCGGGAAGGCAAGATCGATATCCTGATTGGCACCCATAAGCTGCTGGCCAGCGAACTGAAGTGGCGCGATTTAGGGCTGCTGATTGTCGATGAGGAGCACCGTTTTGGCGTGCGCCACAAGGAGCGCATTAAGGCGATGCGGGCCGATGTTGATATTCTGACGCTGACGGCCACGCCGATCCCGCGTACGCTGAATATGGCGATGAGCGGCATGCGTGACCTCTCGATTATCGCCACGCCTCCGGCGCGTCGTCTGGCGGTAAAAACCTTCGTGCGTCAGTATGACGATTTAGCCGTGCGCGAGGCGATTCTGCGTGAGGTGCTGCGCGGCGGTCAGGTTTATTATCTGTATAACGACGTTGAGAATATCGAGAAAGCGGCGAACCGTCTGTCGGAGCTGGTGCCTGAAGCCCGCGTTGCCATCGGGCACGGCCAGATGCGCGAGCGGGATTTGGAACGCGTGATGAATGATTTCCACCATCAGCGTTTTAACGTGCTGGTTTGTACGACCATCATTGAGACCGGAATTGATATTCCGACCGCCAATACCATTATTATCGAGCGCGCCGATCGCTTCGGTCTTGCCCAGCTTCACCAGCTGCGCGGGCGCGTAGGTCGCTCACACCATCAGGCCTATGCCTGGCTGCTGACGCCGCATCCAAAAGCGATGACCGGCGATGCTCAGAAGCGGCTGGAAGCCATCGCCTCGCTGGAGGATTTAGGGGCGGGCTTTGCGCTGGCTACCCACGATTTGGAAATTCGCGGCGCGGGCGAACTGCTTGGCGAGGATCAGAGCGGCCAGATGGAAACCATTGGCTTTTCTCTGTATATGGAGCTGCTGGAGAACGCCGTTGATGCGTTGAAGGAGGGCCGGGAGCCTTCGCTGGAGGATTTGACCAACGGCCAGACGGAGGTCGAGTTGCGTATGCCGTCTCTGCTGCCGGATGATTTCATTCCCGACGTCAGTACCCGTCTGTCATTCTATAAGCGCATTGCCAGCGCCGGGGAAGAAGGCGCTCTGGAAGATTTGAAGGTGGAGCTGATCGATCGCTTCGGTCAGCTGCCGGATGCCGCCCGTAATCTGTTGGACATTGCGGCGTTGCGTATGGTGGCGAAGCAGCTGGGTATCCGCCGCATCGAGGCGAGCGAGAAAGGCGGTTTCATCGAGTTTGCCGAGAAGAACCGGGCCGATCCCGGCTGGCTTATTGGGCTGTTGCAGAAGGAACCAAAACACTGGCAGCTGGATGGCCCGTCGAAGCTGAAGTTTATCCGCGATCTTGGCGAGCGTAAGGCACGAATGAAGTGGGTGCGGGAGTTTATGGGGCAGATTCTGGCGAATGCAGCCTGA
- the lolC gene encoding lipoprotein-releasing ABC transporter permease subunit LolC, giving the protein MYQPVALFIGLRYMRGRASDRFGRFVSWLSAIGITLGVLALVTVLSVMNGFEHELEKSTLNLMPQALIASDTGSINPQQTPASELKLQGVSRIAPLTTGDVVLQSARSVGVGVMLGINPDEPDPLTPSLVNVSQTVLQPGQYNVIMGEQLANQLGVKRGEQIRLMVPSASQFTPMGRLPSQRLFTVAGTYAANSEVDGYQILVNQQDASRLMRYPAGNITGWRLWLDKPLQVDTLSQQTLPKGLVWKDWRERKGELFQAVRMEKNMMGLLLSLIVAVAAFNIITSLGLLIMEKQGEVAILQTQGLTRRQIVMVFMVQGATAGIVGSVLGALLGVLLASQLNNLMPLIGAFLDGAALPVEISVSQVVTIVISAMVVALLSTLYPSWRAAAVQPAEALRYE; this is encoded by the coding sequence ATGTATCAACCTGTCGCGTTATTTATTGGCCTGCGCTATATGCGCGGACGAGCTTCAGACCGCTTTGGGCGGTTTGTCTCCTGGCTTTCGGCCATCGGCATCACGCTGGGGGTGCTGGCGCTGGTCACCGTGCTCTCGGTGATGAACGGATTTGAGCACGAGCTGGAAAAAAGCACCCTGAACCTGATGCCGCAGGCGCTCATTGCGTCCGACACGGGATCGATCAATCCCCAGCAAACGCCCGCCAGTGAGCTAAAGCTACAGGGCGTCAGCCGCATCGCGCCCCTCACCACCGGTGACGTGGTCCTGCAAAGCGCCCGCAGCGTCGGGGTGGGGGTGATGCTCGGTATCAATCCTGATGAGCCGGACCCGCTGACGCCCTCGCTGGTTAACGTCAGCCAGACCGTGCTCCAGCCCGGTCAGTACAACGTCATTATGGGTGAGCAGCTGGCGAACCAGCTCGGCGTGAAGCGCGGTGAGCAGATCCGCCTGATGGTGCCTTCGGCCAGCCAGTTTACGCCAATGGGCCGACTGCCCAGCCAGCGCCTGTTTACGGTTGCCGGCACCTACGCGGCAAACAGCGAGGTCGATGGCTATCAGATTCTGGTGAACCAGCAGGACGCATCGCGTCTGATGCGCTATCCGGCAGGAAACATCACCGGCTGGCGCCTGTGGCTGGATAAACCGCTACAGGTGGATACGCTCAGTCAGCAAACGCTGCCCAAAGGTCTGGTATGGAAAGACTGGCGCGAGCGCAAAGGCGAGCTGTTCCAGGCCGTGCGGATGGAAAAAAATATGATGGGGCTGCTGCTCAGCCTGATTGTCGCCGTGGCCGCCTTTAACATTATCACCTCGCTGGGGCTGTTAATTATGGAAAAGCAGGGTGAAGTGGCGATCCTGCAGACCCAGGGTCTGACCCGTCGCCAGATTGTGATGGTGTTTATGGTGCAGGGCGCAACGGCAGGCATCGTTGGCTCGGTACTTGGCGCGCTGCTTGGCGTGCTGCTGGCCAGCCAGCTGAATAATCTGATGCCGCTAATTGGCGCGTTCCTCGACGGCGCGGCGCTGCCGGTGGAGATCTCTGTTTCGCAGGTAGTGACCATTGTGATTTCCGCGATGGTGGTTGCCTTGCTTTCAACGCTTTATCCTTCCTGGCGCGCGGCCGCCGTTCAACCCGCAGAGGCTTTACGTTATGAGTAA
- the lolD gene encoding lipoprotein-releasing ABC transporter ATP-binding protein LolD, with the protein MSNPMLLQCKNLCKRYQEGTVQTDVLRNVSFNMAPGELTAIVGSSGSGKSTLMHLLGGLDTPTSGEVVFNDRSLNVLSSAAKAELRNRELGFIYQFHHLLPDFSALENVAMPLLIGKASQSEAEGKAREMLAAVGLEKRAAHRPSELSGGERQRVAIARALVNNPRLVLADEPTGNLDARNADAIFDLLGELNVRQGTAFLVVTHDLNLAKRLTRQMEMRDGELSEHVTLAGTR; encoded by the coding sequence ATGAGTAACCCGATGTTGTTGCAGTGCAAAAACCTGTGCAAACGCTATCAGGAAGGAACGGTTCAGACTGACGTGCTGCGTAACGTTTCATTCAATATGGCTCCCGGTGAGCTGACGGCGATTGTCGGCAGCTCCGGCTCCGGTAAAAGTACGCTGATGCACCTGCTGGGGGGGCTGGATACGCCCACCTCGGGAGAGGTGGTATTCAATGACCGCTCACTGAATGTGCTCTCATCTGCGGCAAAAGCGGAGTTACGCAATCGCGAACTCGGCTTTATCTACCAGTTCCACCACCTGCTGCCGGACTTTAGCGCGCTGGAAAATGTCGCCATGCCGCTGCTGATTGGCAAAGCCAGCCAGAGTGAGGCCGAGGGTAAGGCGCGCGAAATGCTGGCGGCCGTTGGCCTGGAAAAACGTGCGGCGCATCGCCCCTCTGAGCTCTCCGGCGGCGAACGTCAACGGGTGGCGATTGCCCGCGCGCTGGTTAATAATCCACGGCTGGTTCTGGCGGACGAGCCGACGGGTAACCTGGACGCGCGCAATGCCGATGCTATTTTCGACCTGCTGGGCGAACTGAATGTGCGTCAGGGGACCGCGTTCCTGGTCGTCACCCACGATCTTAACCTGGCGAAACGCCTGACCCGGCAGATGGAAATGCGCGACGGTGAGCTCAGCGAGCATGTCACGCTGGCAGGAACGCGCTGA
- the lolE gene encoding lipoprotein-releasing ABC transporter permease subunit LolE produces the protein MMGSLSLLLGLRFSRGRRRSGMVSLISVISTVGIALGVAVLIVGLSAMNGFERELNNRILAVVPHGEIEPVNQPFTGWQSLLPKIAEVKGIAAAAPYINFTGLIESGAKLQAVQVKGVDPQQESRLSALPSYVQNNAWSSFAAGKQQIILGQGVAKSLKVKQGDWLSIMIPNSDPGHKLLQPKRVRLQVSGILALSGALDHSLALVPLADAQQYLGMGDNVTGIALKMDNPFNAQKLVRDAGEVTHSYVYIRSWIGTYGYMYRDIQMIRAIMYLAMVLVIGVACFNIVSTLVMAVKDKSGDIAVLRTLGAKDGLIRAIFVWYGLMAGLVGSVSGVVVGVLAAFNLTPIIRGLETLTGYHFLSGDIYFIDFLPSEVHWLDVAIVLVTSLILSLIASWYPARRASRIDPARVLSGQ, from the coding sequence CTGATGGGATCGCTCTCTCTTCTTCTTGGACTGCGCTTTAGCCGTGGTCGCCGCCGTAGCGGCATGGTTTCGCTGATATCGGTTATCTCCACGGTCGGTATTGCGCTGGGCGTGGCGGTACTGATTGTCGGGCTGAGCGCGATGAACGGCTTTGAGCGGGAGCTCAACAACCGCATTCTGGCGGTGGTGCCCCACGGTGAGATCGAGCCGGTGAATCAGCCCTTTACCGGCTGGCAGAGCCTGCTGCCGAAAATCGCTGAGGTGAAGGGCATTGCCGCCGCAGCGCCCTATATTAACTTTACCGGTCTGATTGAAAGCGGAGCAAAGCTACAGGCGGTGCAGGTTAAAGGCGTCGACCCGCAGCAGGAGAGCCGGCTGAGTGCGCTGCCCTCGTATGTACAAAACAACGCATGGAGCAGCTTCGCGGCGGGTAAGCAGCAAATTATTCTCGGGCAGGGTGTGGCAAAAAGCCTGAAGGTCAAACAGGGTGACTGGCTCTCGATTATGATCCCTAACAGCGATCCCGGTCACAAGCTGTTGCAGCCTAAACGCGTGCGTTTACAGGTCAGCGGTATACTGGCACTCAGCGGCGCGCTCGATCACAGCCTTGCGCTGGTGCCGCTGGCGGATGCCCAGCAGTACCTGGGAATGGGTGACAACGTCACGGGCATTGCGCTTAAAATGGATAATCCCTTCAATGCTCAAAAGCTGGTGCGCGACGCGGGGGAGGTGACCCACTCCTACGTCTATATCCGCAGCTGGATTGGCACCTATGGCTACATGTACCGCGATATTCAGATGATCCGCGCTATTATGTATCTGGCGATGGTGCTGGTAATTGGCGTGGCCTGTTTTAACATCGTCTCCACGCTGGTGATGGCGGTGAAGGATAAGAGCGGGGATATCGCCGTGCTGCGCACCCTGGGTGCAAAGGATGGTCTTATTCGGGCAATATTTGTCTGGTACGGTCTGATGGCCGGGCTGGTGGGCAGCGTAAGCGGCGTGGTGGTCGGCGTGTTGGCCGCGTTTAATCTCACGCCGATTATTCGCGGGCTTGAAACCTTAACCGGTTATCACTTTCTGTCGGGCGATATCTATTTTATCGACTTCCTGCCCTCCGAGGTTCACTGGCTGGATGTGGCTATTGTGCTGGTCACCTCGCTGATACTCAGCCTGATTGCCAGCTGGTATCCGGCCCGCCGTGCCAGTCGCATTGACCCCGCCCGCGTGCTGAGCGGTCAATAA
- the cobB gene encoding Sir2 family NAD+-dependent deacetylase, with the protein MRTPRRRLRLARYKKTRRQVHQRFRQRIFERDRTLEIARHPLPRVVVLTGAGISAESGIRTFRAADGLWEDHKVEDVATPEGFARDAQQVQNFYNARRRQLQQPEIQPNAAHLALAELEAALGDNFLLVTQNIDNLHERAGNRNIIHMHGELLKVRCVSSGQLLHWAEDVKPDDRCHCCQFPAVLRPHVVWFGEMPLQMDEIYDALGKADYFIAIGTSGHVYPAAGFVHEAKLQGAHTVELNLEPSQVGSEFQDKEYGLASEVVPAFVRSLLDRIGK; encoded by the coding sequence ATGCGAACACCCCGTCGCCGGCTGAGGCTGGCACGTTACAAGAAAACCCGACGTCAGGTGCACCAGCGCTTTCGCCAGCGCATCTTTGAGCGCGATCGCACGCTGGAAATCGCCCGTCATCCTCTGCCTCGCGTGGTGGTTCTGACCGGCGCCGGGATCTCAGCTGAGTCCGGTATCCGCACCTTTCGCGCTGCCGATGGCCTGTGGGAAGACCACAAGGTAGAAGATGTAGCCACGCCGGAGGGCTTTGCCCGCGATGCGCAGCAGGTGCAGAATTTTTACAATGCCCGTCGTCGCCAGCTTCAGCAGCCTGAAATCCAGCCCAATGCCGCCCATCTGGCGCTGGCCGAGCTGGAAGCTGCGCTGGGGGACAATTTCCTGCTGGTTACGCAGAATATCGATAACCTGCATGAGCGGGCGGGCAACCGCAATATCATTCATATGCATGGCGAGCTGCTTAAAGTGCGCTGCGTCAGCAGCGGCCAGCTGCTGCACTGGGCTGAGGACGTCAAGCCTGATGACCGCTGCCACTGCTGTCAGTTTCCTGCCGTGCTGCGCCCGCACGTGGTGTGGTTTGGTGAGATGCCGCTGCAGATGGATGAAATCTACGACGCGCTGGGCAAGGCGGATTATTTTATCGCCATTGGCACTTCCGGTCATGTCTATCCGGCAGCGGGATTTGTGCACGAGGCGAAACTGCAGGGCGCGCACACCGTAGAGCTGAATCTTGAGCCAAGCCAGGTGGGAAGTGAATTTCAGGATAAAGAGTATGGACTGGCCAGCGAGGTCGTACCGGCTTTTGTCCGTAGCCTGCTGGACAGGATCGGCAAATAA
- a CDS encoding ABC transporter substrate-binding protein, giving the protein MNIALLSSMMAFSSFANADEILREGVTPATDASQIPAAAEQRKDTVVAGISEPQGIFNPYFFVNGWDENVTNVIFSRLIDWDSQGKLVPGLAASWTVSPDNKVYTIKLRPNLTFSDGSPLTAADVAFTLTVLYDPHYDGDTDITLANIAGGAGYKAGKADSVSGLKVIDPLTLQVTTTQPGATTLAKIGGPVLSKAWYGKGYQRGNLDYLRTLHGKPLGNGPYVYDKYLPGQEIRFHANSHFYRGTPPTPRFIYRVTNPSTNFQLFQTGETDYDAFTSRPDDIEQLKLLGFANINLYGSSDYSKVEFNVRRPALQDVKVRQALIYGLDRQKLIDVVYQGYGRVANEPIAPISWAYDTQGVNPYKYDPAQASRLLDEAGWKPGPDGIRVKAGKRLELTLLVSKKVLNDALIPIAKENWRQIGVLLKPQVVDFNALMAQRKAGNYDLASFSTSTLNDPHDGVWDFYSTEAKESGYNNPQVDKLIGEGNAVLDVDKRKPIYHQLYQVLAADPPAILLGYRQILSASSARVSGFKPDIYNGLTGSLPDVKITR; this is encoded by the coding sequence ATGAATATCGCGCTGCTCAGCAGCATGATGGCTTTCTCTTCCTTTGCAAACGCCGATGAGATACTCAGGGAGGGGGTCACGCCTGCAACGGATGCCAGCCAGATCCCGGCGGCGGCAGAGCAGCGTAAAGATACCGTGGTCGCGGGTATCTCCGAACCTCAGGGGATTTTTAATCCCTACTTTTTTGTTAACGGCTGGGACGAGAACGTCACCAACGTGATTTTCTCCCGTCTGATTGACTGGGACAGTCAGGGTAAGCTGGTGCCGGGGCTGGCAGCAAGCTGGACCGTCAGTCCTGATAATAAAGTCTATACCATCAAACTGCGCCCGAACCTGACCTTCAGCGATGGCTCTCCGCTCACCGCTGCTGACGTCGCCTTTACCCTCACCGTGCTATACGATCCGCACTATGATGGGGATACCGATATCACCCTCGCCAATATTGCCGGTGGCGCCGGGTATAAAGCCGGTAAGGCCGACAGCGTCAGTGGCCTGAAGGTGATTGACCCGCTGACGTTACAGGTCACTACCACCCAGCCAGGTGCTACCACGCTCGCAAAGATCGGCGGGCCGGTGCTGTCCAAAGCCTGGTACGGCAAAGGTTATCAGCGCGGTAATCTGGATTATCTGCGGACTCTGCACGGCAAACCGCTGGGCAACGGGCCTTACGTCTACGATAAATACCTTCCCGGTCAGGAGATCCGCTTTCACGCCAATAGCCATTTTTATCGCGGTACGCCACCCACGCCGCGCTTTATCTATCGTGTTACGAATCCCTCTACCAACTTCCAGCTGTTCCAGACTGGCGAAACCGACTACGACGCGTTCACATCGCGTCCGGATGATATTGAGCAGCTGAAGCTGCTCGGCTTTGCCAATATAAATCTGTACGGCTCAAGTGATTACAGCAAGGTGGAATTCAACGTTCGACGTCCGGCGCTGCAGGATGTGAAAGTGCGTCAGGCGCTGATCTACGGGCTGGACCGTCAGAAGCTGATCGATGTGGTGTATCAGGGCTACGGCAGGGTAGCTAATGAACCCATTGCGCCGATCTCCTGGGCTTATGACACCCAGGGGGTAAATCCCTATAAATACGACCCGGCGCAGGCCAGCAGGCTGCTGGATGAGGCGGGCTGGAAGCCGGGACCCGACGGTATTCGCGTTAAAGCGGGTAAGCGGCTGGAACTGACGCTGCTGGTGAGCAAGAAAGTGCTTAATGATGCGCTGATCCCTATTGCTAAAGAGAACTGGCGGCAGATTGGCGTGCTGCTGAAGCCGCAGGTGGTGGATTTCAATGCGCTGATGGCGCAGCGCAAAGCGGGTAACTATGACCTGGCCTCTTTCAGTACCAGTACGCTGAACGACCCCCACGACGGCGTCTGGGACTTCTACAGTACCGAGGCGAAAGAGTCCGGGTATAACAATCCGCAGGTCGACAAGCTTATCGGCGAGGGTAATGCGGTGCTGGACGTTGATAAACGTAAACCCATTTATCATCAGCTATACCAGGTGCTGGCAGCCGATCCGCCGGCGATCCTGCTGGGCTACCGGCAGATCCTCTCGGCAAGCAGCGCCAGGGTCAGCGGCTTTAAACCCGATATCTATAACGGGCTCACCGGCAGCCTGCCGGATGTGAAAATCACCCGATAA